The proteins below come from a single Triticum aestivum cultivar Chinese Spring chromosome 5D, IWGSC CS RefSeq v2.1, whole genome shotgun sequence genomic window:
- the LOC123120184 gene encoding uncharacterized protein, with translation MQEAMKKVPKDIPKDDWEWLVKEHFFSREFLKKSKRNTQNRANLKMLHRSGSKPFRQIIWDMGGKENKPPSMDKLFSETHKKGTDFPDSTTSAKHAKIKTIVQLNPGLSNDEVMQKCDTSKRRDRVVGFGGGIRARDLRGPALSKAESISQLQASEQAKQVLEEKVNGMAQEVSEIKHLLSGRSLTDSSHERQHDQD, from the exons ATGCAGGAAGCTATGAAAAAGGTACCTAAAGATATTCCAAAGGATGACTGGGAATGGCTTGTCAAGGAGCATTTTTTCAGCAGGGAGTTTCTG AAAAAGAGCAAGAGAAACACCCAAAACAGAGCTAACCTCAAAATGCTTCACCGATCTGGCAGTAAACCCTTTAGACAGATAATTTGGGACATG GGAGGAAAGGAAAACAAGCCACCGAGTATGGATAAACTATTTTCAGAGACACACAAGAAGGGTACAGACTTCCCTGATTCTACAACCTCCGCCAAACAT GCAAAAATTAAGACCATAGTTCAGTTGAATCCTGGTCTTTCAAATGATGAAGTCATGCAGAAATGTGACACATCTAAGCGGCGTGATCGCGTAGTTGGATTTGGTGGTGGAATTAGAGCAAGAGATTTGCGAGGACCAGCATTAAGTAAGGCTGAATCAATTTCTCAACTTCAAGCTTCTGAGCAAGCGAAACAAGTACTCGAAGAAAAGGTCAATGGCATGGCGCAAGAAGTATCAGAAATTAAGCATCTTCTATCTGGTAGATCTCTAACTGATAGTTCTCATGAACGCCAACATGATCAA GACTGA
- the LOC123120185 gene encoding uncharacterized protein, whose protein sequence is MEAYMVVHAHPSPSGASAEPHNSPGHRDSSPSSIQYSSIYPEVKEELIVDFAPDSKNQNVQGDRMVEFVPDTINQEAEESLDEERSSDVSINDVDEDSIEYLRRQVVEDSEEEDKQDEVYQKVRKEFNERRASDAALRREARARNAPRHKVARGPQTVSEGQGDEEMQAESADGYDPMQDLLHDMFPQNNNPTEQTTTPPTNEEEPNNEAAKFYKLLDNYNQPLYEGSSTTKLSALVNLLHIKNLGKWSNKSFTMLLEYLWKAFLPQNSTLPNSYYEAKKTIQELGLSYRKIDACTNHCMLYWKEDINAESCKVCGASRWKEDKRTGTTLHSAKGKKIPQKTMRYFPLKPRLQRMFMCHKTAESFRWHAEGRVDDGVIRCPADSKAWKYFDAKNIPFAKEIRNLRFCLSSDGFQPYKTMRTSHSIWPVFLVPLNFPPWMCMKQENVMLSMLIPRPDGPGDAIDIYLQPLVEEFTELWNEGVDTYDASTKTSFTLRAALLWMVHDFPGYANLSGYSTKGKLACPVCHSGTCSLRLKKGGKFCYMGHRRFVHKNHRWRKDKKSFDGTIETREPPTPLTGQNVMDQVADLEGIILSKDASKKTKVSHDERGDSWNKRSIFCNLPYFKTLLLRHNLDVMHIEKNICDSSMATIMDVKGKTKDNINSRHDLQRMKIRPGMHPDKEGDKPTFPSVPFTLLPPNKILFLRFFKDLEVLDGFFSNLGRCTNMKEKKNLGLKSHDCHVILNHLLPLALRGLVPQNIYDPLVELSQFFCKLNSKSLSVEELNEMQAQIPVTLCKLEKEFPPSFFDVMMHLPVHLANEALVGGRTIYRWMYLFERQIKCLKSLVRNLARPEASIAEGYIAEEFITLCSRYLDDVETKHNRPGRINDAPGDDNYYFSIFNPDGRPSGGRKPRDLNLLEAEQAHIYVLRNCDEVQPYISEYSSSQDGCSLQPFTTTWNQKFNQWFKEKVASLHEHDKSELTEDLLALSRGPLENVTCFTGYDMNGFRYRVQSRDRHLCTQNSGVAVLSEQGDNGNAVEYYGILTEIVKLQYLGGRRVTLFRCNWIDVFDKEHGMKKDNKHGIVSLNL, encoded by the exons ATGGAAGCCTACATGGTCGTTCATGCCCATCCATCTCCGTCCGGCGCCTCTGCTGAACCACACAATTCTCCCGGCCACCGCGACTCCTCGCCAAGCTCG ATTCAATATAGTTCAATATATCCTGAGGTAAAAGAAGAACTGATTGTTGATTTTGCTCCTGATTCAAAGAACCAGAACGTGCAAGGAGACAGAATGGTTGAGTTTGTTCCAGATACAATTAATCAGGAGGCAGAAGAGTCTCTAGATGAAGAACGTAGCAGCGATGTCTCGATAAACGATGTCGATGAAGACTCTATTGAGTACCTGCGTAGGCAAGTTGTCGAAGACTCCGAGGAAGAAGACAAACAAGATGAAGTATACCAGAAGGTCAGGAAGGAATTTAATGAAAGACGTGCTAGTGATGCTGCATTGAGGAGGGAAGCAAGAGCCAGGAATGCACCTAGGCATAAGG TTGCGAGGGGACCTCAAACAGTTTCTGAAGGTCAAGGCGATGAAGAAATGCAAGCAGAGAGTGCAGATGGGTATGACCCAATGCAAGATTTGTTGCATGATATGTTTCCTCAAAATAATAATCCAACTGAGCAAACAACGACACCACCAACTAACGAAGAGGAACCAAATAATGAAGCAGCAAAGTTTTATAAATTGCTTGACAACTACAACCAGCCACTTTATGAAGGTTCTAGCACCACTAAATTATCTGCACTAGTTAACTTGCTTCACATTAAGAATTTGGGAAAGTGGAGCAACAAGTCCTTCACCATGTTGTTGGAATATCTGTGGAAGGCTTTCCTACCACAGAACTCTACTTTGCCAAATTCTTATTATGAAGCGAAAAAAACTATTCAAGAACTAGGACTGAGTTATAGGAAAATTGATGCTTGCACGAATCATTGCATGCTCTACTGGAAAGAAGATATAAATGCGGAGTCGTGCAAGGTGTGTGGAGCATCTAGATGGAAAGAAGACAAGCGCACAGGCACCACTCTGCACTCGGCAAAAGGGAAGAAGATTCCACAAAAAACTATGCGGTATTTTCCCTTAAAGCCAAGGCTGCAAAGGATGTTCATGTGCCACAAAACTGCTGAATCCTTTAGGTGGCATGCGGAGGGCAGGGTAGATGATGGTGTCATTAGATGCCCTGCTGACTCGAAAGCTTGGAAATATTTTGATGCAAAAAACATCCCATTTGCAAAAGAAATTCGCAATCTTAGGTTTTGTCTCTCTTCTGATGGTTTCCAACCATATAAAACAATGCGAACATCTCATAGCATCTGGCCCGTATTCCTTGTTCCCCTAAATTTTCCCCCATGGATGTGCATGAAACAAGAAAATGTGATGTTGTCCATGTTGATTCCAAGGCCTGATGGTCCTGGTGATGCAATTGATATTTATCTGCAACCACTTGTAGAGGAATTTACTGAACTATGGAACGAGGGTGTTGACACCTATGATGCATCAACGAAAACAAGTTTCACACTGCGTGCAGCACTTCTGTGGATGGTCCATGACTTCCCTGGTTATGCCAACCTCTCTGGATATAGCACAAAAGGAAAATTGGCTTGTCCAGTATGCCACAGTGGGACTTGTTCATTAAGGCTTAAAAAAGGTGGGAAGTTCTGTTACATGGGGCATCGACGCTTTGTTCATAAAAACCATAGGTGGAGGAAAGATAAAAAATCTTTTGATGGTACCATAGAAACCAGAGAACCACCAACACCCTTAACAGGACAAAATGTGATGGACCAAGTGGCTGATCTAGAGGGGATTATCTTGTCTAAAGATGCAAGTAAGAAGACAAAGGTGTCCCACGATGAAAGAGGAGATAGCTGGAACAAAAGAAGTATATTTTGTAATTTGCCATATTTCAAAACTCTCTTGTTGCGCCAtaaccttgatgtcatgcatatagAAAAGAATATATGTGATAGCAGCATGGCAACAATTATGGATGTCAAAGGAAAAACGAAGGATAACATAAATTCTCGGCACGATTTGCAACGAATGAAAATAAGGCCAGGTATGCATCCGGACAAGGAAGGGGACAAGCCTACTTTTCCATCTGTGCCTTTCACTTTGCTTCCACCCAATAAGATTTTGTTCCTTCGGTTTTTTAAGGACCTCGAAGTTCTAGATGGATTTTTTTCAAACCTTGGCCGCTGCACTAATATGAAAGAGAAAAAAAATTTAGGACTGAAGAGCCACGACTGCCATGTTATACTAAATCATTTACTTCCTCTTGCACTACGTGGACTTGTTCCCCAGAATATTTATGACCCTTTGGTTGAGCTTTCACAATTCTTTTGCAAATTAAACTCCAAATCACTTTCAGTAGAAGAACTTAATGAAATGCAGGCCCAAATACCTGTGACACTATGTAAGCTTGAAAAGGAATTCCCACCGTCCTTTTTTGATGTCATGATGCATCTGCCTGTTCATTTGGCTAATGAGGCTCTTGTTGGTGGACGTACAATATATCGGTGGATGTATCTCTTTGAGAGACAAATAAAGTGTCTGAAATCGCTAGTGCGAAATTTGGCACGACCTGAGGCTTCCATTGCAGAGGGATACATTGCAGAAGAGTTCATTACATTGTGCTCTAGGTATTTGGATGATGTCGAGACAAAGCATAACCGACCAGGCAGAATCAATGATGCACCAGGGGATGACAACTATTATTTTTCAATATTCAATCCGGATGGAAGGCCATCCGGTGGTCGTAAACCTAGAGATCTTAATCTTCTTGAAGCAGAGCAAGCTCATATTTATGTTTTGAGAAATTGTGATGAAGTTCAACCATATATCAG TGAGTACTCCAGTAGTCAAGATGGATGTTCACTGCAACCATTTACCACCACGTGGAACCAGAAGTTCAATCAGTGGTTCAAAGAGAAG GTAGCCAGCTTGCACGAACATGATAAGAGTGAGCTCACCGAAGACCTTTTGGCACTATCACGTGGTCCATTGGAAAATGTAACATGTTTTACTGGCTATGACATGAATGGATTCAGATATCGTGTTCAAAGTCGAGATAGACACCTCTGCACACAGAACAGTGGGGTGGCTGTACTTTCAGAACAAGGGGATAATGGTAATGCAGTAGAATATTATGGCATATTGACAGAGATAGTCAAACTGCAATACTTAGGTGGAAGGCGTGTGACATTATTCCGTTGCAACTGGATTGACGTATTTGACAAAGAgcatgggatgaagaaagacaacAAGCATGGAATCGTTAGTCTTAACCTGTAG